Proteins from one Burkholderia oklahomensis C6786 genomic window:
- a CDS encoding phytanoyl-CoA dioxygenase family protein, giving the protein MNTLRDSFHERGYVRLPHRDTRIDLSRIEAEYERLASQAARRLVENPGARADAGAVIAVAERADPHALCRFEYLAGASAYVKRSLVPRLAHLIESVLGEPVSLFKDKCNLKLPGGGAFTAHQDITAYRHFPTRYQVTAALALDPAVAANGGLEMADARRGLSAGAPSTRTPRGLLAALPSYEGGPRNGDIVDELAARMTWTLVEAQPGDVILFDSYVPHRSEPNRSGATRRMLFFTFNPASEGDLYELYYRAKRSRPDNPIFHVATPTRHSAVQEAPK; this is encoded by the coding sequence ATGAACACACTGCGTGATTCCTTTCACGAACGCGGCTACGTCCGCCTGCCGCATCGCGACACACGGATCGATCTTTCCCGCATCGAGGCCGAATACGAGCGATTGGCGTCGCAGGCCGCGCGCCGCCTCGTCGAGAACCCGGGCGCGCGCGCCGATGCCGGCGCCGTCATCGCGGTCGCCGAGCGCGCCGATCCGCACGCGTTGTGCAGGTTCGAATATCTGGCCGGGGCGTCCGCCTATGTGAAGCGGTCGCTCGTCCCGCGTCTCGCGCATTTGATCGAAAGCGTGCTCGGCGAGCCCGTGTCGCTCTTCAAGGACAAATGCAACCTGAAGCTCCCGGGCGGCGGCGCATTCACCGCGCATCAGGACATCACCGCCTATCGCCATTTCCCGACCCGCTATCAGGTCACGGCCGCGCTGGCGCTCGATCCCGCAGTCGCGGCGAACGGCGGCCTCGAGATGGCCGACGCCCGGCGCGGCTTGTCGGCCGGCGCGCCGTCGACGCGGACGCCGCGCGGCTTGCTCGCCGCGCTGCCGAGCTACGAGGGCGGGCCGCGCAACGGCGACATCGTCGACGAGCTCGCCGCCCGGATGACGTGGACGCTCGTCGAGGCGCAGCCGGGCGACGTGATCCTGTTCGACTCGTACGTCCCGCACCGCTCCGAGCCGAACCGGTCGGGAGCGACGCGCCGCATGCTGTTCTTCACGTTCAATCCCGCGAGCGAAGGCGACCTGTACGAACTGTACTACCGCGCGAAACGCAGCCGGCCGGACAACCCGATCTTCCACGTCGCCACGCCGACTCGTCACAGCGCGGTCCAGGAGGCGCCCAAATGA
- a CDS encoding pyridoxal phosphate-dependent aminotransferase encodes MQTTRVSPGVFPTELNPVLVDMDIYASKAISLRAKADPQIANLSFGEPVFGPPAHLLDDLSREDLSLNAFLDGAKRYEDPRGSLALREAIAGWYRDRYGLLLDPEREIMTTHGGVEAITLALLVTSAAGDPVIVGDPSYQLYARTVATLDRVPRRLRRAPSQHEYADSLADDALFDGAKAFIVNSPENPTGYVASHEDWRRIAEVADKHGTWVIHDEVYDVMHFERPHAPASTFAPLARNAILVNSFSKKFGLPGLRIGWMVAPAHVIDQAAKAHDYLYLGVNIQYERIATRIIGDPRRDGWLARIVDDLRARNVAAVKRLSADAGYRWTRRPLGAMFLFPDVRGFHQKLPAAYRRDGVPIGDEVARFLLEQRKVAVVPGSAYGRLGNDHVRLVLCTQQQAFEQALERMEHAN; translated from the coding sequence ATGCAAACAACTCGAGTTTCTCCCGGTGTCTTCCCCACGGAGCTGAATCCGGTCCTCGTCGACATGGACATCTATGCGTCGAAGGCCATTTCGCTTCGCGCGAAGGCCGATCCGCAGATCGCGAACCTGAGCTTCGGCGAGCCCGTCTTCGGGCCGCCCGCGCATCTGCTCGACGACCTCTCCCGCGAGGATCTGTCGCTCAACGCGTTCCTCGACGGCGCGAAGCGCTACGAGGACCCGCGCGGAAGCCTCGCGCTGCGCGAGGCGATCGCCGGCTGGTACCGCGATCGCTACGGGCTGCTGCTCGATCCCGAGCGGGAGATCATGACGACGCACGGCGGCGTGGAAGCCATCACGCTCGCGCTCCTCGTGACGTCGGCGGCCGGCGATCCGGTGATCGTCGGCGATCCGTCGTATCAGCTGTACGCTCGCACCGTCGCGACGCTCGATCGCGTGCCGCGCCGCCTTCGCCGGGCGCCGTCGCAGCACGAATACGCGGACAGCCTCGCGGACGACGCGCTGTTCGACGGCGCGAAGGCGTTCATCGTGAACTCGCCCGAAAATCCGACCGGCTACGTGGCGAGCCACGAGGACTGGCGGCGCATCGCCGAAGTGGCCGACAAGCACGGCACCTGGGTCATTCACGACGAGGTCTACGACGTGATGCATTTCGAGCGGCCGCACGCGCCCGCGAGCACGTTCGCGCCGCTCGCCCGCAACGCGATCCTCGTCAACAGCTTCTCGAAGAAATTCGGCCTGCCCGGCTTGCGGATCGGCTGGATGGTCGCGCCGGCTCACGTCATCGATCAAGCGGCGAAGGCGCACGACTATCTGTACCTCGGCGTCAACATCCAGTACGAGCGCATCGCGACGCGCATCATCGGCGACCCGAGGCGCGACGGCTGGCTTGCGCGGATCGTCGACGATCTGCGTGCGCGCAACGTCGCCGCGGTCAAGCGCCTGTCGGCCGATGCCGGCTATCGATGGACGCGGCGCCCGCTCGGCGCGATGTTCCTGTTCCCGGACGTGCGCGGCTTCCACCAGAAGCTGCCGGCCGCCTATCGCCGGGACGGCGTGCCGATCGGCGACGAAGTCGCGCGATTCCTTCTCGAGCAGCGCAAGGTGGCGGTCGTGCCCGGCTCGGCATACGGAAGACTCGGGAACGACCACGTCCGCCTCGTTCTGTGCACGCAGCAGCAGGCTTTCGAGCAGGCGCTCGAACGGATGGAGCACGCGAATTGA
- the proC gene encoding pyrroline-5-carboxylate reductase gives MKIAFIGGGNMAAALIGGLVKRGVPAGDLLAVDVNEDARERAQAQFGVRTAAAIDGALAGYDAIVLAVKPQVLKDVAAALTPHLSAQLVVSIAAGIRGADLSRWLGDYPRVVRTMPNTPALVGLGVTGLSALPDVDAAGRDLASKVLGAAGETVWFDDESQLDAVTAISGSGPAYVFYFIEALQEAARQLGMNDEQGRALAVATFAGAAQLAVQSGEPASVLRERVTSKGGTTAAALASFDAQGVKEAIVRGVLAAQARAKEMGDELGAA, from the coding sequence ATGAAAATCGCATTCATCGGCGGCGGCAACATGGCAGCCGCGTTGATCGGCGGACTCGTCAAGCGCGGCGTCCCGGCAGGCGATCTGCTCGCCGTCGACGTCAACGAAGACGCGCGCGAGCGCGCGCAAGCGCAATTCGGCGTGCGCACGGCCGCCGCGATCGACGGCGCGCTCGCCGGCTACGACGCGATCGTGCTCGCCGTGAAGCCGCAGGTGCTGAAGGACGTCGCGGCGGCGCTCACGCCGCATCTGTCGGCGCAGCTTGTCGTCAGCATCGCGGCCGGGATTCGCGGCGCCGACCTGTCGCGCTGGCTCGGCGACTACCCGCGGGTCGTGCGCACGATGCCGAACACGCCGGCGCTCGTCGGCCTCGGCGTGACCGGCCTCTCCGCGCTGCCGGACGTCGACGCGGCGGGCCGCGACCTCGCGTCGAAGGTGCTCGGCGCGGCCGGCGAAACCGTCTGGTTCGACGACGAATCGCAGCTCGACGCCGTCACCGCGATCTCGGGCAGCGGCCCCGCGTACGTGTTCTACTTCATCGAGGCGCTGCAGGAAGCGGCGCGCCAGCTCGGAATGAACGACGAACAAGGCCGCGCGCTCGCGGTCGCGACGTTCGCGGGCGCCGCGCAGCTTGCCGTGCAGTCTGGCGAGCCGGCGAGCGTGCTGCGCGAGCGCGTGACGTCGAAGGGCGGCACGACGGCGGCCGCGCTCGCGTCGTTCGACGCGCAGGGCGTGAAAGAGGCCATCGTGCGCGGCGTGCTCGCCGCGCAGGCGCGCGCGAAGGAAATGGGCGACGAGCTCGGCGCGGCGTAA
- a CDS encoding YggS family pyridoxal phosphate-dependent enzyme produces the protein MSDLAARLASVHHRIEDAARAAGREPRAVTLLAVSKTFPAGAVRAAHAAGQRAFGENYVQEAIDKIESLADLRAELEWHFIGPLQSNKTRAVAERFDWVHTVDRLKIAQRLSEQRPAHLPPLDVCVQVNISGEASKSGVAPAEAAELARAVAALPALRLRGLMAIPEPAHDPDAKRAPHRALHALFERLRADGLALDTLSMGMSDDLEAAVAEGATIVRIGTAIFGAREYSH, from the coding sequence ATGTCCGATCTCGCCGCCCGCCTCGCCTCCGTTCATCACCGCATCGAAGACGCCGCGCGCGCGGCCGGACGCGAGCCGCGCGCGGTCACGCTGCTCGCGGTGTCGAAGACGTTTCCGGCCGGCGCGGTGCGCGCCGCGCATGCGGCCGGCCAGCGCGCGTTCGGCGAGAACTACGTGCAGGAGGCGATCGACAAGATCGAATCGCTCGCCGATCTGCGCGCCGAGCTCGAATGGCATTTCATCGGTCCGCTGCAGTCGAACAAGACGCGGGCCGTCGCCGAGCGCTTCGACTGGGTGCACACGGTCGACCGGCTGAAGATCGCGCAGCGCTTGTCCGAGCAGCGGCCCGCGCACCTGCCGCCTCTCGATGTGTGCGTGCAGGTGAACATCAGCGGCGAGGCGTCGAAGAGCGGCGTCGCGCCCGCGGAGGCCGCCGAGCTCGCGCGCGCGGTCGCCGCGCTGCCCGCGCTGCGGCTGCGCGGACTGATGGCGATTCCCGAACCCGCGCACGATCCCGATGCGAAACGCGCGCCGCACCGCGCGCTGCACGCGCTCTTCGAACGACTGCGCGCCGACGGGCTCGCGCTCGACACGCTGTCGATGGGCATGTCGGACGATCTCGAGGCCGCCGTCGCCGAAGGCGCGACGATCGTCCGGATCGGCACCGCGATCTTCGGCGCGCGCGAGTATTCCCACTGA
- the glcF gene encoding glycolate oxidase subunit GlcF yields MQTNLADFIRNTPDGDDADAILRKCVHCGFCTATCPTYQLLGDELDGPRGRIYLIKQMLEGADVSRSTQQHLDRCLTCRSCETTCPSGVEYGRLVDIGRKVVETKVSRPLSQRLTRRLLASFVPNAAVFAPVMRLGQHVRPLLPKRLRDKVPPRARLLAWPTAQRERHVLMLAGCVQPSMMPNINIATARVLDALGIETVVAPEAGCCGAIRLHLGYHDEALDDARRNIDAWWPHVERGVEAIVMNASGCGATVLEYAHLLRGDPAYADKARRIVELTKDLSELLGGFEAELIALTRRRGIHTVAYHPPCTLQHGQQLRGKVERLLEALGIEVRLPADSHLCCGSAGTYSLTQPSLAYKLRKQKLAKLQATEPQMIVSANIGCIAHLQSGTQVPVVHWVQLVENLLYG; encoded by the coding sequence ATGCAGACGAACCTCGCCGATTTCATCCGCAATACGCCCGACGGCGACGACGCCGACGCGATCCTGCGCAAGTGCGTGCACTGCGGCTTCTGCACCGCGACCTGCCCGACCTATCAACTGCTCGGCGACGAACTCGACGGCCCGCGCGGGCGCATCTATCTGATCAAGCAGATGCTCGAAGGCGCGGACGTCTCGCGCAGCACGCAGCAGCATCTCGATCGCTGCCTCACGTGCCGAAGCTGCGAGACGACCTGCCCGTCCGGCGTCGAGTACGGCCGGCTCGTCGACATCGGCCGCAAGGTCGTCGAGACGAAAGTGTCGCGGCCGCTGTCGCAGCGGCTCACGCGGCGCCTGCTCGCGAGCTTCGTGCCGAACGCCGCCGTGTTCGCGCCCGTGATGCGGCTCGGCCAGCACGTGCGGCCGCTGCTGCCGAAGCGGCTGCGCGACAAGGTGCCGCCGCGCGCACGCCTCCTCGCGTGGCCGACCGCGCAGCGCGAGCGCCACGTGCTGATGCTCGCGGGCTGCGTGCAGCCGTCGATGATGCCGAACATCAACATCGCGACCGCGCGCGTGCTCGACGCGCTCGGCATCGAAACGGTGGTCGCGCCCGAAGCCGGCTGCTGCGGCGCGATCCGGCTGCACCTCGGCTATCACGACGAGGCGCTCGACGACGCGCGCCGCAACATCGACGCGTGGTGGCCGCATGTCGAGCGCGGCGTCGAGGCGATCGTGATGAACGCGTCCGGCTGCGGCGCGACGGTGCTCGAATACGCGCACCTGTTGCGCGGCGATCCGGCGTACGCGGACAAGGCGCGCCGCATCGTCGAGCTGACGAAGGACCTGTCCGAGCTGCTCGGCGGCTTCGAGGCCGAGCTGATCGCGCTCACGCGCCGGCGCGGGATTCATACGGTCGCCTATCATCCGCCGTGCACGCTGCAGCACGGCCAGCAATTGCGCGGCAAGGTCGAGCGGCTGCTGGAAGCGCTCGGCATCGAAGTGCGCCTGCCCGCCGACAGTCATCTGTGCTGCGGCTCGGCGGGCACCTACTCGCTCACGCAGCCGTCACTCGCGTACAAGCTGCGCAAGCAGAAACTCGCGAAGCTGCAGGCGACCGAGCCGCAGATGATCGTCTCGGCGAACATCGGCTGCATCGCGCATCTGCAAAGCGGCACGCAAGTGCCCGTCGTGCACTGGGTGCAGCTCGTCGAGAACCTGCTGTACGGTTGA